A stretch of DNA from Aerosakkonema funiforme FACHB-1375:
ATTTCCCGCAAACCTCACAGTACTCGCTTGATTTTACCATTCCTGGGACTCAAATAGCGCTTAGTTATCCAAGCAACGCATCGGGTTGCCATTTATAAGGCATTGCACCAGGTTATGCCGCTTCGATCGCTAGGTAAATTGTTGACTTAAGGTTACAGGATTGTGGACGGTAATCTTTTTTTTGTGGATGGAGATCATTTTTTCTTGCCGCAGATCTCCCAACAACCGAGTAACGGTAACGCGGGTGGAACCTATAGCTTCTGCGATCGCCTGGTGAGAAAGTTTCAAGTCGATCGTAATCCCTTCAGGGCCTGAAACGCCAAAATCTCGGCAGAGAATCAGCAGAAAACTGACCAGCCGCGATCCCATATCTCTATGGGCCAGGGTTTCGATCATCATCTCAGTTTGTAAGATCCGTGAGGAAAGACCCCGCAACATCAACATTGCTAACTCAGGATTTTCATTCAGCGCTTGTTCTACCTGATCGATCGGTGCTGAAAGCAGTTCCACTGGGGTGAAGG
This window harbors:
- the ntcA gene encoding global nitrogen regulator NtcA, which translates into the protein MVVIQDRPLAIVFRQMGSGAFPPVVETFERGKTIFFPGDPAERVYFLLKGAVKLSRVYEAGEEITVALLRENSVFGVLSLITGNRSDRFYHAVAFTPVELLSAPIDQVEQALNENPELAMLMLRGLSSRILQTEMMIETLAHRDMGSRLVSFLLILCRDFGVSGPEGITIDLKLSHQAIAEAIGSTRVTVTRLLGDLRQEKMISIHKKKITVHNPVTLSQQFT